A window of Vigna radiata var. radiata cultivar VC1973A unplaced genomic scaffold, Vradiata_ver6 scaffold_194, whole genome shotgun sequence contains these coding sequences:
- the LOC106779351 gene encoding uncharacterized protein LOC106779351, which produces MGAQFQYKQGNFNQGNSSQGWKNHPSIGQQQSNTSGQVGGFRQQQPSPLWQQVSSLTETVRDLSGRFDKFLKVYESQQASDQASFRALEAQIGHLSKRVETTEKSQSRGNTDVSPKDECNVVMTNRKRKTVEEIIEIGSSEDEDEKSMYHYEENEQKKHEEEKEKEKGVYQEPFREIFDRVTIIPGACPQIPEYDKRIKYYLGEVIDLDDEEDQDRLVKPRKKDHPQKLKDSGALTLPCVINDVDIGRAIIDSGSSVNLMPFIAFKKIGGMKLKPANITLTITDGSIKKSVGIVEDAIVRIDALEFLLDFLVVDMANEGRISLISGRPFMRISKMVVRIHDSNIKLRDHDQMLIYYGSEETKMRAIRRSKYKKARRKAAKEENTLGIEHRNNCNVLHILEEKKASVEESIPSEDTIFLHGMSVRFKIRKWIVNRKLKEEGMIEIRRPYSTTIRKVERRKLSKWDDEDPDG; this is translated from the exons cgtcACCCCTATGGCAGCAGGTGAGTAGTTTGACCGAGACGGTCAGAGACCTAAGTggaagatttgataaatttttaaaggtctatgagtctcaacaagctaGTGATCAGGCCAGCTTTAGAGCACTGGAGGCACAAATTGGGCATCTGTCAAAGAGGGTGGAAACCACTGAGAAAAGTCAATCTAGGGGCAACACTGATGTTAGTCCCAAGGATGAATGCAATGTTGTGATGACTAATAGAAAAAGGAAGACAGtagaggaaataattgagattgggagcagtgaggatgaagatgagaagAGTATGTATCATTATGAAGAGAATGAgcagaagaaacatgaagaggaaaaagaaaaggaaaaaggagttTATCAAGAGCCATTCAGAGAAATATTTGATCGTGTGACCATTATTCCTGGAGCATGTCCACAAATTCCTGAGTACGACAAAAGGATCAAgtactatcttggagaggtaattgatcttgatgatgaagaagatcagGACCGACTGgttaagcctagaaagaaggaccatccacaaaaattaaaagattcaGGGGCGCTGACTCTTCCTTGTGTAATCAATGATGTGGACATCGGGAGAGCCataattgattcaggatcaagtgtGAATTTGATGCCCTTCATTGCTTTCAAAAAGATTGGAGGGATGAAGCTAAAACCAGCAAACATTACCCTGACAATTACAGATGGATCTATTAAGAAGTCAGTCGGTAtagtggaagatgcaattgtccgaaTTGATGCGTTGGAATTTTTGCTTGACTTTTTAGTTGTGGACATGGCCAATGAGGGGAGAATTTCGTTAATCtcgggaagacctttcatgaggatTTCTAAGATGGTCGTACGTATCCACGACAGCAACATAAAGTTAAGAGATCATGAtcaaatgttaatttattatgGCTCTGAGGAAACCAAAATGAGAGCAATAAGAAGATCCAAATACAAAAAGGCCAGAAGAAAAGCTGCAAAAGAGGAAAACACATTAGGTATTGAGCATCGTAACAACTGTAATGTTTTGCATATTCTGGAGGAAAAGAAGGCAAGCGTAGAGGAATCAATTCCCTCAGAGGACACCATATTCCTGCATGGCATGTCAGTACGATTTAAAATTAGGAAATGGATTGTGAACAGGAAGCTTAAGGAGGAGGGAATGATAGAGATCAGAAGGCCTTACTCCACAACAATTCGAAAAGTGGAGAGAAGAAAGTTGAGcaagtgggacgatgaagatcccg atgggtga
- the LOC106779338 gene encoding glyoxylate/hydroxypyruvate reductase HPR3-like, whose protein sequence is MAMEDKHNLKDNKELQPLLVFGPPTIFPVFEAENSHKYRFLKAFSSKVPLHQFLTEQKVDPSSIQAILCNPSQKVSADAIRLLPSLGIIVTPSAGTDHIDLVECSRHSIQVASTAGDHAGDVADMAVGLLLDLVCKISAADRHVRKRGPSMPLNLSFGFKLKGKRVGIIGLGKIGTAVAERLEAFGCRMMYNSRNEKAFISYPFYSNVVELAGDSDVLVVCCALNEETRHIVNREVMLALGKDGFIVNVGRGALIDENELVQCLMKGEIGGAGLDVFENEPIVPTHLFSLDNVVLSPHNSAFTSDFFHESCKLAAETLQVFFSSSS, encoded by the exons ATGGCAATGGAAGACAAGCACAACCTCAAAGATAATAAGGAGCTTCAACCACTCCTAGTGTTTGGTCCTCCAACAATCTTCCCAGTTTTTGAAGCTGAAAACTCTCACAAGTACCGTTTCCTCAAAGCTTTCTCCTCAAAAGTTCCTCTCCACCAATTCCTCACTGAGCAAAAGGTTGACCCCTCATCCATTCAAGCCATATTGTGCAACCCTTCACAGAAGGTCTCAGCAGATGCCATCCGGCTCCTCCCATCACTCGGCATCATTGTGACCCCCAGCGCTGGAACCGACCACATAGACTTGGTTGAATGCAGCCGTCATAGTATTCAGGTTGCCTCTACTGCTGGAGATCATGCCGGGGATGTTGCTGATATGGCTGTTGGGTTGTTGCTTGATTTAGTATGCAAAATTTCTGCTGCTGATCGACATGTTCGGAAACGGGGTCCGTCTATGCCCTTGAatctttcttttggttttaag CTAAAAGGAAAGCGAGTAGGGATTATTGGATTGGGAAAAATTGGCACAGCAGTTGCTGAAAGGCTTGAGGCCTTCGGTTGCAGAATGATGTACAATTCAAGAAACGAGAAGGCATTTATTTCATACCccttttattcaaatgttgttgaGCTTGCTGGTGATAGTGATGTCCTTGTGGTTTGTTGCGCATTAAATGAAGAAACAAGGCACATAGTGAATAGGGAAGTGATGTTGGCGTTGGGGAAAGATGGATTTATTGTGAATGTTGGGCGTGGAGCTCTGATTGATGAAAATGAATTGGTGCAGTGTTTGATGAAAGGGGAGATAGGAGGTGCTGGTTTGGATGTGTTTGAGAATGAGCCTATTGTTCCCACTCATCTCTTTTCTTTGGATAATGTGGTCCTCTCCCCACATAATTCTGCATTTACTTCAGATTTTTTCCATGAATCATGTAAACTTGCAGCAGAAACTCTGCAAGTTTTCTTTTCAAGTAGCAGCTAG